The sequence CTCCCATTCTCGTTAAATTGCAGTCAATATCAGGACCGGGAAGAAATTTCCCACTCATTCTTCGAAAGTGGCGcagaataatatttatatatataatattatgttattATTTCAACCTCTTTTCACTAAAAAATCACCAAACGAATAAATTACATGCACTTACCGAGAAACTTCCTCCAaatttccaagattttaagCCACTCCTCCCTCAACTATATAAAGAGAACCCCCACATCAAAttctctataaaaaaaaaaaaagtaataacaATAAGGTACACAAAATAATTATCTTTCAAACTTGCAAATCTTTAGATTCCTCATCGACCGAGAGAAGAAAGATATCATCAACAGCCATGTCTCTCGATAATATAAGCCAATTCCCAATCGAGAATATTTCTCTATCTCTAAATTCCAAAATCCTGCAGTTCACATTGATTGTGGGATTGGTATTTAAATTCATAATGGTTGCATTCCTTGACAATGAAAGGATGCACAGTTTTTTCTTGGGACTTTTCAAGTCCGCAGTTAGATCCCAGGTGTTACCCGAGGATTCCATATCCAAAAAGCGGTCTGTCAAGAAACAGAAGAGGGTTGATCCAATCTTGCGCAGAGGAGATGTCGAGATTGTCTTAGGAAGTCTAGGATTGATAAGCGATCCCGAAGAAGCAAGGTTGGATATAGAATCCCATGAAATATTTAGCCTTTTCGAGGAGAAAAATCCGAGCCCGGATGAATTGAAGGATGCTTTTGATGTGTTTGACCGTAACGGGGATGGGTTTATTGATTCAGAGGATTTGCAGAAAGTTATATGCTCTCTGGGATTAGATAAAGGATTGGAGATGGAAAGTTTCGAAAGGATGATCGATGTTTTCGACGATAATGGAGATGGGAGATTGGATTTTGAAGAATTTGTTAAATTCTTGGAGTACTCTAGTTTATGAAGAAACATTCTTTGATTATTGTATTGTAaaagaaatttcaaatcatgtgtTGTTGGAAGTTAGGGAAACTAAGCTTGATCTTTTTTACACAAAAAGCTGGATGTTAATAGTGTTGTTTGGTTGAGCTATTATAATTTGAAGCTACAAGTTTCCTGAAATTCTCAATTAATTCATATGATATTGTTTTatccataaaataaataatatcaaaatattatgaacgtcttttatttttaattttaaaatataataaatattgttgaaaaattatttaaaaatgtgaaaaatatttgtgttgaaaatgtgaatgttgaatgttgaaaattaggtaaaattaggtgttgaatattgaaaattagtgtgtgatgatgtaggtaatgatgtattttatttttggattatttgtaaaaattttctataaatagatctctcatttgtgaagaaaatcacaattgagttgagagaaaaatattataaagtgtgtagtgtgataattttgagagtttgagatttttactttttaccgtaaatttttactttttcacaacacgttatcagcacgaagctctaaaagtcctccatatttttccaagctccNNNNNNttcatcaaatttttgaagaaaaaagaagatggctttcacaaagttatttttaattattttggttataatactcacgaatcttgtacttatcggagaatatcctcctcatgtgttttctttatttttacgaatgcttgtatttgttgtttatccattactttgtattgcaatattcattaactaataaaatgcatcataattttttttagtaccaccatgtcaaacttgacaaagctcgaatttgttgcactcgacattacggggaaaaattatatgccatggactcttgatgtagaaatgcatcttgagtcattgggtctaagcgagaccattaaagaaaatggtatatctttatcacaagaaaaaacaaaagttataatatttttgcgtcgacatctcgatgaaggtttaaaatgtgaatatctcatcgaaaaagatcacatggctctgtggaaaggattgaaagaaagatttgaacatataagggaagctATATTTCCGACCGCCAgtgatgaatgaaatatgttaagattccaagattttaagaaagtcagtgattacaattcagcgatgtatcgaataatctcgcagctaaaattttgtggacatgaggtcacagaatcggaaatgcttgaaaaaacattttccacgtttcacgcatcaaatataactttacagcaacaatatagagtgcgtggatttgcgagatattctgagttCATCgtctgtcttcttgtggcggaNggacatgaggtcacagaatcggaaatgcttgaaaaaacattttccacgtttcacgcatcaaatataactttacagcaacaatatagagtgcgtggatttgcgagatattctgagctcatcgtttgtcttcttgtggcggaaaaaaacaaaGAGCTACTAaagagaaatcatcagtcccgacccactggatcatcagcattNaggccgtggttttgaaaacaatagagatagttatttttataactcatctcaaaaggacgtcacgaaccacccacagaaaaggcatcatgagaacattagtgctaatgaaaatcactcgaaaagatttgaaagttcttgtttcagatgcggcactccaggacattggtctcgtatttgtcgagcccctgagcacctttgcaagctctataaagaatcgataaaggggaaagaaaaagagaccaacttcactgagcgaagtaaccgtttgagtgattcaactcattttgatgctgctgattttatgaatgatttctttggaaatgatcaatatgttggtcggatagaaataaacaatattgatgctgcagattttctcaatgattNNNNNNNNNNNNNNNNNNNNNNNNNNNNNNNNNNNNNNNNNNNNNNNNNNNNNNNNNNNNNNNNNNNNNNNNNNNNNNNNNNNNNNNNNNNNNNNNNNNNTActgtgcacacctatgtgagcaccgatgaggtgtcactcacacattggatgtgatgaaatatagaaaaattgtgtaTCCAATGGGTCAGTGAC comes from Primulina huaijiensis isolate GDHJ02 chromosome 5, ASM1229523v2, whole genome shotgun sequence and encodes:
- the LOC140977425 gene encoding probable calcium-binding protein CML46, translating into MVAFLDNERMHSFFLGLFKSAVRSQVLPEDSISKKRSVKKQKRVDPILRRGDVEIVLGSLGLISDPEEARLDIESHEIFSLFEEKNPSPDELKDAFDVFDRNGDGFIDSEDLQKVICSLGLDKGLEMESFERMIDVFDDNGDGRLDFEEFVKFLEYSSL